The following proteins are encoded in a genomic region of Doryrhamphus excisus isolate RoL2022-K1 chromosome 6, RoL_Dexc_1.0, whole genome shotgun sequence:
- the si:ch73-62b13.1 gene encoding carbohydrate sulfotransferase 1-like: MECSWKMMLLLVCASLGVQYTAIRTLRDSLSGRCRGVYHCQSQHHRGKEASGNARRRWTTQPGGGRSGQKQPRRTEELRWWILRNVVGCFVIPESKWRSFCNESWPFTEEAPRKHILLFATTRSGSSFTGQLLNHHPEIFYMFEPLYHVQQAFTNSSGGPRRRLERRALLGAYRDLLLNLYNCDLHFVESYIRPEPQDHVTNSFFRRSSSHALCSPPVCPEGEDGTGLRTSDPPEETRCPKKCGALNLTLASASCLSRGHVAIKTVRIPEVGDLRTLAEDPRLDLKIIHLVRDPRAILASRMMTFSDQFRAWKIWNATGRQPRSVDLSQITSTCKDMVASAETGLQNPAWLQGRYLLVRYEDLAFNPQHKASEIYRFVGLELEDRVRMWMTRNTRGGSSAPSELNYRYSTTRDSRVAAESWRLHLDFDIVRTVQNQCNRTLDLLGYRPVHSAAQLRNLSHSLLETRTFQPGLWPT; the protein is encoded by the exons ATGGAGTGCTCCTGGAAgatgatgctgctgctggtgtGCGCTTCACTGGGGGTCCAGTACACGGCCATTCGCACCCTGAGGGACTCGCTGTCCGGACGCTGCCGGGGCGTCTATCACTGTCAGAGCCAACATCACAGAG GAAAG GAGGCCTCGGGAAATGCCAGGAGGAGATGGACAACCCAGCCGGGGGGAGGGAGGTCTGGGCAGAAGCAGCCACGAAGGACGGAGGAGTTGAGATGGTGGATTTTGAGGAATGTCGTCGGTTGCTTTGTCATTCCAGAATCCAAGTGGAGAAGCTTTTGCAATGAGAGCTGGCCGTTCACGGAGGAAGCTCCTCGGAAGCACATCCTGTTGTTTGCCACAACACGAAGTGGTTCCTCCTTCACGGGTCAGCTCCTCAACCACCACCCTGAGATCTTTTACATGTTTGAACCTCTCTACCACGTCCAGCAGGCCTTCACCAACTCCAGCGGTGGACCGCGTCGCCGTTTGGAACGGCGGGCCCTGCTGGGGGCGTACAGAGACCTCCTTCTTAACCTGTACAACTGTGACCTTCACTTCGTGGAGAGTTACATCCGCCCCGAGCCGCAGGACCATGTCACTAACTCCTTCTTTCGCAGGAGCTCCAGCCACGCCCTTTGTTCTCCTCCGGTGTGCCCGGAAGGAGAGGATGGAACAGGACTTCGGACTTCTGATCCTCCTGAAGAAACACGGTGTCCCAAAAAGTGTGGGGCGCTGAACCTCACCTTGGCGTCGGCGTCGTGTCTGTCAAGAGGTCACGTCGCCATAAAGACTGTTCGGATCCCCGAGGTGGGGGACCTACGTACGTTAGCCGAAGATCCACGCCTGGACCTGAAGATCATCCACCTGGTGAGGGACCCCAGAGCCATTCTGGCCTCGCGCATGATGACGTTTTCCGATCAGTTTCGCGCCTGGAAAATCTGGAACGCGACAGGACGACAGCCCCGATCCGTGGATCTATCCCAGATCACCAGCACCTGCAAGGACATGGTGGCGTCTGCAGAAACAGGCCTGCAGAACCCGGCTTGGCTGCAGGGACGCTACCTTCTGGTGAGATATGAGGACCTGGCGTTCAACCCGCAGCACAAGGCCTCAGAGATTTACCGCTTTGTTGGACTGGAGCTGGAGGACAGGGTGCGGATGTGGATGACCAGGAACACACGTGGAGGTTCTTCTGCTCCATCAGAACTGAACTACAGATACTCCACCACCAGGGACTCCAGGGTGGCGGCTGAGAGCTGGAGACTTCATCTGGACTTTGACATCGTCAGGACCGTGCAGAACCAGTGTAACCGAACTTTGGACCTGTTGGGGTACAGACCCGTTCACTCCGCAGCCCAGCTGAGAAACTTGTCCCACAGTCTGCTGGAAACCAGGACTTTCCAACCCGGCCTTTGGCCCACGTAG